The Corvus moneduloides isolate bCorMon1 chromosome 28, bCorMon1.pri, whole genome shotgun sequence genome includes the window GCTGGAAAAGGCTGTTCTCTGTGTCAGGGTCCCAGCTGGGAGTTTGGGGCTCATTCCTTCACCAGCTCAGGCCTTCAGTGGTAGGTTTTGTTCCTCCATCCCAGTTTCAGACCACGAGGAAAGGGAGGTTATTGTGGGTGCAAGTTGTGAATGCTGTCCCTGACCCTGCAAAAGCTCCAGTTCTGGGGAGCGAGCACAAGCCACTCCGTGTTATCTCTGGGAAAACTGTATTTGAACGCAAAATACCGATGGCAGTGCTTTTCCCAGAGCCACATTCTTACAccagggaatgggggaaaataaCTTAGCACTTACTCATTCAGCATTTCCCTCTGGATTTGCCAGGGACTGTGCCCTGAATGGGCTTCTCGGATGCTGGAGCCAGTGTTACGGGCTCTCCTGGAGATACATTCCCCAGGCACCTCCAAAGggtgtgctctgtgctgggctctcCACAGGAGCACCAACTGTGGCATCTGCCACCGTGGGATGGGGGatagagggaagggaagggaagggaagggaagggaagggaagggaagggaagggaagggaagggaagggaagggaagggaagggaagggaagggaagggaagggaagggaagggaagggaagggaagggaagggaagggaagggaagggaagggaagggaagggaagggaagggaagggaagggaagggaagggaagggaagggaagggaagggaagggaagggaagggaagggaagggaagggaagggaagggaagggaagggaagggaagggaagggaatgtcCCAGTTCTGGGGTGTGGGATGAAGTAAGGCTGGTAGCAGAGGGGTGGAAGGGGGAGTTGGGCAATGGCCCCAACTTTGGGAGTGCAGAACAAAGTcctgctttgccttttctttccctattcCAGCTTTAACTCAATGAAAAATTCCCAGGACACAAAGCAGTTCTGTCTGGATTTGACAATCCCGGTTTGGTTGCAGAGAGCGGGGTGGGGGCCTCTGGGTGGGCACACCAACagccacatccctgctgctgtgtcacCACCACACCAGGACATGCCACCGAGGCAGGTCCTGATGGCCCAGGCAGGGGCTCAGCAACTGGAGAGAAGGAACAAGGGTCCTCCAGCTGCACCTACATCCACTTGGAAGGGCAGAGGCACAGACTGTCCTGCCTGGCTCAGTCTCAGCTGATGACAACATCAGAAAGAAACAACcttgtttctgtgcttttctcccctcaccaAATAAATTAGGGTTAAAAATCTCCATTTCATGAGCTagaggaaggggagaaggatgGCTGAGCTGATGGCCAAGTGGGTTTGGGCTCTATCTAGGACCtggtcctgccctgccccagtCCTCGGTTGTGGGTCCTTCATGGGTCTGTGTCTGGCTCCTGGCTTTGAACGGTTTCCTGCCCCCTCCCAaccacttcagcagctgctggaggagattTCGTTGTTCCATGACGGAGCTGTTTTCAGGGGAGGAAAAAGTGATTTCTGAAAGCAAGTATCTCTGAGATGCCTTAAGAGTGGGACACAAAATGACAATGGATTCCTGGAAGTCAGTATTTCTGGGTAAGATTTTAactcccttctccagccccgcgcccccctGCGTTCCGCTGATGTTTCCAAGTTTTTACCATGTCACTGAAAGTATCAGCCCGACTTTGCAGGGGAAGATCCAGAGGGAAAGTGCAGAGGCCTGCCCCAGGGCAGAGGCAAAGCTGGCGGCGAGTCCGCATTTGCCAGCCCTGACTGAGATTCTCCCTCCCCACTCCGTGAGTTTCCTCCCCGAGGCAACAGAATCGTCCAGCACCTTCCACTAACATGTCTGGGAAGTAAATGCTGATTCTCCCAGCTCTGGAAGAAAGCACTTCACGCTGCCTAATTGCCTTTTCCACTTGCAGCTGGATAACCagctgctgccgccgccccTGCAGGCCCTCCTGGCGCTGCCCCAGGAGGGGACCCGGCCCCAGGCAGAGCCCTCGGGGGGCTCCGCCGcccactgccagcccctccAGCGGACGGACTCGCGGGATGAATTCCTGGGCCCCTGCGCTGCTCTCCGGGCTCCCTTTAGTGCTCCCGCGGTCTCTGTCCCTCTCTAGTGGCCGTGCCACAGCCGTGCCACAGCAGCTGCCGGGAGGTTTGAGGCTTGGGTTTtagaaatgccaaaaaaaacTACATCAGCAAATTCCAGGACAATGGATGTGAAAAACAGGGCCACAATCTTGATCATTTAATGAATTTATTAAACACTGAATCCATTCACTGGAACACAGACGATTGGAAACCACAGCGGCGACCTGCGTAGCACAAAACAAAGCGCAGCGCTGAACACGCAGCACGGAACAGCTGAACCCAGGGgcacccccacagcccctgggcgATCATTTTATACCCCAAACCCCGCCCTTGCACCGCCCATTCCTCCTCCCACCAAGGTCTCTTGGCATTGGCTCGTTGATGTCTTGGGTATCTTGACTGGCTCCTTTCTGTTGGATCGTTGTCTAGGGTCCTCCTGTTGGTCCATCCAATGCTGCTCCTTGTCTTACCCGTTATGGTAACTCCTCATCGAGCCCGCCCCTTACCTTACTTCATTTGGGTTCTGGAAAGTTCTACGTTCGATCCTATGAGGTAAACTCAGCAACTccttttaataataaaacattttcaacacTGAATCCCTGAACTTATTTATGAGCAAACAATTAAGGTTAACTATAACAACCAAGCCCACTAATAACTTTAAACAAACCATCCTAATTATAATCAACTCTTTCCCTCTCACCGATTAATTCTTTATTGAATACGAAAACCACATCCCAAAATTCATTTATAACAATGGACTTCATCAAACAGTTGTGGTAAATCATTTCAACACGACTTTCCATTCTGATCAGTTCATCTCCACTGACATGTCTTGGGTTATTTTATGAGTGAACTCACAAGACGGCTTACCAGTTCACAGTGAACCAGTTCAGCTTTGTCCCAGTGGGAGGTTTTGACCCATCTGGAATGATTTCGTTTGGAGTTTCCATTTCCAAGCGATTTTTGAACCATCAGTGTAGTTCACTGGTACTAAAAGGGCATTTCAGGGTGTCAGTAAGGAAATTATGTTTTCCAGGCTCTGTTTCCAGCAGAGCTTTTATCATCAGGTTGGTTTCCTTGCTTTGACTGGGAGGGTTGGAGCAGAGATCCctgaggtccctcccagcctgggtTACTCTGATTCCATGCTCTCTGGCTAGAGGACATTTCCCTGTACAAAAGGTGGTTGTATCTCCATCCTCACCCATGCACAGGGCAGAGAATTATCACTGTGCCTGCAGACCTGTGCTGTAAAGGCCCAGAAACAGgaaacccaaccccaaaacacaaTCCCAATACCTGCAAAGGCAgaggctctgctcagcacaCTGGGTGCCCTGAGCTTGGACACTGGTGCTGGTCACACAAGAGGGCTCCTTCCCATATTcccagagggagggagaggagctctCCCTCCTTCATACCTGCACTGTAGGTTGGGTCAGAGCATTTCCCCACATCGATCACGACCTCCCAGGGAGAGTCCGGAAAGGTTTTCAGGGCCGGGAGCCGAAGACATTCCTCGGGACAGGTGCTGCAGTGGCCGCCCTCGACCACCTCCACCTCCCCAAGGCCTtcgaggagcagcagctgctccaggtgcagccgggccagctcccagcaggacccccgGGGCAGGAACGTGGGGCTCTCACCTGCAGCGGCACAGGACAGGGCCAGGGGCGTGCCCGGgtgaaaacacagcacagggaacagcctccagcatcagctcctgaCACAAACCTGCCCTGACCTGGAACTGGCTCAGCTTTtactcctctctctccctgcctgcctggaggaTGCTGCACCAGCAGTGCCACGGTGCCGGTAACAATGGGACAAATGGTAACATGATTTGTCTTAGCTACGGGTGATCCCTCACAGGATACACAAGTGCAGCACCCACAGAGCTTGTTTCCACCCCTCAACAGAGTCTTTTTGGGTAGAGATAGGACTTTAGGCAATGTCACCTCTCCTGCGATGAGGAGAGCACCACAGCCATGTCTCCAAATGCACAGGCTCCTTCGAGTCCCTCCTAAGAGTGACACATGGCACATTGTTTGGGAATGACATCCTGCCATTCTTGCTCAAAGAGGCAGAAACAGGCCTCCAAGCTCTCTGCACGTGGGAGAGCAGCTCTCAGGTACAGCAGAGGTGGCTgaaagctgctgggctgggagcggCCAGAACCATGCTCAGATGCTGCCCAGGCAGCCAGGTGggcactgccacagcccctTCCTTGGCTGAGCTCTGGCCTTTCCTCTGCCCCGAGGTATTGAGCACTGCTGGAGAGTTTCCATCTGTCTCACCTGCACAAGCCACTGCTCGGGCCAGGGGAGGACAAGAGATTCAGAGATGGGTTTTCTCAGAATCCAAAACCAGGTCTTTTAAAACACGTATAAAACCACAGCTCCAGTAACCAGCACATGaccctccccctgccccaagCACTCACCTTCCTTCTCCTTAGGAAATCGAGCATGGAGGACTGTCTGGAGAGCCCTGGGAGGCCGAGGTGGAGGGAGCTGATCTGCTGGgatgggcagctggagcagcacttCCCAACGTCCACACTGATGGGACTGCCAGAGACGTCTGCGAAACACTGGATCCACCAAGGGTTACCACTCATGTTTTGGATGATGCTAGGGAGGCCCGAGCCCAAACCAGGGCTGAGTACCACACATTGACAAAAAAGACATGGCCCACCCCTGGGAAGTCTGCCTGGGAGAGAGATTCCTTCAGTCTGAGGAGGCAATTCCTAAGGACAGTCTGGCAGTAGCAGTGCAGTGACATTGAACTGGTGTTTGCAGACCAGGAGTAAAACACTTCATATTAGACTGGTCAGTGCACACAGACTAAAAAagaatgcaattaaaatttcaCTAGGAAACCACAGGCTTTTTCTTTAGTGAGCACGTGAGGGATGGAGTGAGAACAGGTGAATGCCCTGAttagcaaagggaaaaggggatgcTCAAGCATGGCTGAACCACAGACCTTGCACATACTGAGCAAGCCTCAGCCCAGCAGGTGCAGGGCAGAGGGCTCTGTCTGTCCTGGAGCCCCATGAAGCTGCTCGAGCTGGAAACAAACCTGTGCCCCCCAGCCAAACCCCAATTTTGCAGCTCTTCACACCTCCTGCATTGGCACATCAGCTCTGCATCAGAGGATGGGAAGTTGGGATCAGGTGTGGGAGCAGGGTAAACACAGGACCACGGCATCTAGCTTTGGATTGGTTTGCTCTGTTGTATTTTGAGTTTACAAATTACCAGCCTTACTTAGCTAAAGGCTGTTTCTTCTGGAAATCCTTTTGAAATGAGCTATTTTTCCTTAATAGCAGTGGCCGTACTCCAAGATTTATTGATTAAGTCCTTATTTCATTAGATAATAGGGAAGAAAACTTGCACGAAAAGTACCCATGGCATCATTCAACACCACTGTAATCTGTTTGCTTTGACCTGCTGAAGTCACAGACCCAGTGTGTGCtgcaaaaatgtaaattttgcaTTGACTTAAAAACGGATTTTCAGTGTCCCCAGGGCCGGCTGTGAGGGATCAGGAAACATGAAGGGACATTTGAAACTCACACTTGGggtacagctgctgctggctgcctgagGGTCCCTTTGCTCAGGCAAGGAGTGAGCAGGAAGCCAGGCAGCAATTCCCAGCTTTTCAGCCATTCCAGTGGTGACTCCTGTGGATGCTCCTCACCCACAGCAGGGTGCAGACAGCTGGCACTTGGCAAAGGACACCGTGCCAGCTGAAGACACCCCtgttctcccagctctgctgccatacaagctgtgatttttatttttaggcaaatattttatatatatctcCTGATGACTTTTGAGCGCTCTTGGAACTCCAAAGAGGTTGCAGCTGACTGAAAGCTGGTGAACATTGTGCTGATTTTCAAGAGCAAGGAGGATCCCAAAAACTGCTGCCTGTCAGTGTCACTTCAGTGCTTGGTAAACTTATGGAGATTATTCTGGGAGGTGttgaaaaacacctggaagACAACATAGTCACTGGtaacagcca containing:
- the LOC116436047 gene encoding uncharacterized protein LOC116436047 isoform X2, with the protein product MSIYNKFSSLCWSHLVQGWGWLELCWALSASSQLRQKRWGVVTGVMLGSVVCGRRCGSCRQSGGARESVCREGLLQEAEPFPPHWARRLWQSHQCGRWEVLLQLPIPADQLPPPRPPRALQTVLHARFPKEKEGESPTFLPRGSCWELARLHLEQLLLLEGLGEVEVVEGGHCSTCPEECLRLPALKTFPDSPWEVVIDVGKCSDPTYSAGVAEFTS
- the LOC116436047 gene encoding uncharacterized protein LOC116436047 isoform X1; this encodes MSIYNKFSSLCWSHLVQGWGWLELCWALSASSQLRQKRWGVVTGVMLGSVVCGRRCGSCRQSGGARESVCREGLLQEAEPFPPHWARRLWQSHQCGRWEVLLQLPIPADQLPPPRPPRALQTVLHARFPKEKEGESPTFLPRGSCWELARLHLEQLLLLEGLGEVEVVEGGHCSTCPEECLRLPALKTFPDSPWEVVIDVGKCSDPTYSAGMKEGELLSLPLGIWEGALLCDQHQCPSSGHPVC